Proteins encoded together in one Miscanthus floridulus cultivar M001 chromosome 16, ASM1932011v1, whole genome shotgun sequence window:
- the LOC136514043 gene encoding uncharacterized protein, translated as MKLQLGYRVRDYLYYKRRCGNAATLHEIEEEVNADAMIACNEEERQVRLLLSKEQKIDQNVNITPLKVLGRRPIREENIDEDEESIDAYKEWLHVMHKENRFMDLKDIDRDDTTKTYKEWLRVQGQLNDIMAYVDSNHHTDVVLSSEDSNPTPPVNRPSHARRFIPQGEGTNSKKRKPRGNLKGWTATNKRTREASQKLSIQFSRLGGPVGSNKRIFVDEITLFTRKRAPLIGVRTWRDIHVDVKIAIANDVLAKWDLEDNEANRIKIWTVANDRYKGWRSTFSATYKAYTTYEERMRHRPEELDIVEWHYLVSYFGTEEFQRISNKNSQNRHNRQIHHVTGSKGFSQLSYEKRDQLTGEEPNDMELFMMTHQQNGQWTSEESREVYDNATRKIMELESRPDANVVSDLEQNQIFQSTYKETRKIKPNKMHANGYLARYPTRKELLSEDYQRKLQQEEALIESFGRLQDRLEAQEVEREAERQEHRRQLEQMNKEREADREALRQAMLMLQAAQQQASVQKASTIVEPTENVAAAATIEGTQNVTTTMGEHMMHSQQVTQETSQPEQQPPSSAAEERLTRGRMTRSNLAANSGAVYTTAKQLKEIVARKRSALSKKNTQEES; from the exons ATGAAATTACAATTGGGGTATAGGGTAAGGGACTATTTGTACTACAAGAGGAGATGTGGTAATGCAGCAACATTACACGAAATCGAAGAAGAAGTCAATGCAGATGCTATGATAGCATGTAATGAGGAGGAAAGACAGGTCAGACTATTGCTGTCCAAGGAACAAAAAATAGACCAGAATGTGAacataacacccttgaaagtactTGGAAGGAGACCCATTAGGGAAGAGAatatagatgaagatgaggagtCAATTGATGCTTACAAGGAATGGTTGCACGTCATGCATAAGGAAAACCGATTCATGG ATTTGAAAGATATCGACAGGGATGACACCACCAAAACTTACAAAGAATGGTTAAGGGTGCAAGGACAACTGAATGATATTA TGGCATATGTGGACAGTAATCATCATACAGATGTAGTACTTTCAAGTGAAGATAGCAACCCCACACCGCCAGTAAACAGACCATCTCATGCTCGGCGTTTCATTCCACAGGGAGAGGGAACTA ACTCCAAAAAGAGGAAGCCAAGAGGTAACTTGAAAGGATGGACAGCAACAAACAAGAGAACTAGGGAGGCGTCTCAGAAGCTTAGCATCCAGTTCTCTAGGCTTGGAGGACCTGTAGGTTCAAACAAACGAATATTTGTTGATGAAATAACACTGTTCACGAGGAAAAGAGCACCTCTCATCGGAGTAAGAACATGGAGAGATATCCATGTGGATGTCAAAATTGCAATAGCAAACGATGTGCTG GCTAAGTGGGACCTTGAGGATAACGAGGCGAACAGAATCAAGATATGGACGGTGGCTAATGACCGTTACAAAGGATGGCGATCTACATTTAGTGCTACCTACAAGGCGTACACCACCTATGAAGAGAGAATGAGACATAGGCCAGAAGAATTAGACATTGTTGAGTGGCACTATCTGGTGTCGTATTTTGGCACCGAAGAATTCCAG AGGATTAGCAATAAGAATTCTCAGAATCGGCACAATCGACAGATACACCATGTTACAGGATCAAAGGGTTTTTCTCAATTGAGCTATGAGAAG AGGGACCAACTAACTGGTGAAGAGCCAAATGATATGGAGCTTTTTATGATGACCCACCAACAAAATGGACAATGGACAAGCGAGGAATCTAGGGAAGTCTAT GACAATGCAACCAGGAAGATTATGGAGCTGGAGTCAAGGCCTGACGCAAATGTCGTCTCAGACTTGGAGCAGAACCAGATTTTCCAATCAACCTACAAGGAAACGAGAAAAATCAAACCAAACAAGATGCATGCTAATGGTTACCTTGCAAGGTACCCAACTAGAAAGGAGCTACTATCGGAGGACTACCAGCGCAAACTGCAACAGGAGGAAGCCCTCATTGAATCGTTTGGACGGCTGCAAGATAGACTAGAAGCTCAAGAAGTTGAAAGGGAAGCCGAGAGGCAAGAACATAGGCGTCAGCTTGAACAGATGAACAAGGAAAGGGAGGCTGATAGAGAAGCACTTAGGCAAGCTATGTTAATGTTGCAAGCAGCCCAACAGCAAGCTTCAGTACAAAAG GCTAGCACAATTGTGGAGCCAACTGaaaatgttgctgctgctgcaacaaTTGAGGGGACACAAAATGTAACAACTACAATGGGAGAACACATGATGCATAGTCAGCAG GTTACCCAAGAAACCAGCCAGCCAGAACAACAACCCCCTTCTTCCGCAGCTGAAGAACGTCTCACTAGAGGGCGCATGACTAGAAGTAATTTGGCAGCGAATTCGGGTGCTGTTTATACTACAGCAAAGCAACTGAAGGAAATTGTGGCTAGGAAAAGATCTGCATTGTCCAAAAAGAATACACAG gaggaatcttga